The segment CAATGCTGTGGCGAGTGGATCGCCGTTGCTTACTAGGCTCGGGGTTAAGTCTATAGATAGCTCAGGGCTCTGGATAGTGGGGATGACGCTTACGGCTGATGAGAGGGGAGTTTGTAGCAGTAGAGTGGTGGGGAGGACCTCTTTGGGCAGTGGTGCCACGGGGTTGGAGCGGTTGAGGAGATACTGCACCTTGAGGGTCGTGAGCTCGACGGTGGATGCCGTAACGCTGTCAGTCTCGCTCTGGATCTCTGTCGAGAGAGTTGTCTGAGCTGTTAAGGGGTATGCCCCGATAAGGGCGATGAGTGATAATAAGAAAGTAAGGTGATAGTGATACATGGATACTACTCAGGGATCTCTAATGGGTATAATACAAAGATCTCACAATCCCGCACGATAGGCTGAGGTGTTGATTCGTTACGGCGCTAAAGAGGATCTACATCGCAGTAGATCTGCACCCTCCGAGCTTGGAGAGCACTCTTTTGTATCGTAGAGATAATATGAGAAATCTGTCTTCGTACCTCCCGCCAAGGGGTAGAAGGACGAATTTTCATGCAAATATAACGAATATGGCGCATACGTACCCAGGAAACGTAGGGAGCATTGGGCTCAGAGGCTTGCCAGAGTGAGTGAAACGGCTCGGTCTGCATCGTGCGTGATAGAGCCGCTGCGGTATAGCAGACATCCCCCTCGGAGGCTCCTCGTACGTAAACGTAGATGAGGCGTACGTAGGGGGGGAAGTGGAGGTACTCACGCTCTGCCAGCTCGCCTATGCCATAAGGCTCTGCAGTGGCTCCTCCCTGCAGGCTGTCGAGGAGGGGTGTGTCGGTCTGGTAGCTCTGTATGTAGAGTTGTGCTGTCGGATAGTTACTTCCGAAGCGACGGAGCGCTGCATAGGCTCGCTCGTTGGCTCTGAAGTCATCGCCAACGATCAGCTGGTCTAGATTTGCTAAGCCAATGAGCCCTACGTTGCGAATGGCATCTAGGTAGATAAGACTTGAGGTGCCGACCAGTATGGCAGGCTCGTCGCTGCGTATTAGCTGGCGCATCTGTTGCTGTGCCTCCTTATTATAGTATTGCGAGGCACTTAGCTCTAGGATAGGGATCTCTGGTGGAATGAAGAGCGTGAGCTCCTCAGCGATACGCTCTACACCATAACCCTGTATGCTAAAGGCTCCCCGGCTGTTGTCTATCGCAACTTCAGTTTTGTCTAGAGGCACCTGGTCACTCTGATGACAATGGGGACAGATGCGAGGAGCCGATGCTGTGAAGCCGCAGTAGCTACAGCTGACGCTCTGCGTGGACTTGTGGTAGACAAGCCCCACATCACAGTTGGGACATTGGAGCGTCTTCTGACAATGTCTACAGACTAGGTGCGGTGCGTACCCACGACGATTGAGTAGGAGGATGCTTTTTCGTCCCGCCTGGCACTGGTCTAGGAGAGCTTTGCGTAGCTCGATGGAGAGCATTTGCCCCCACGGGAGCTTGCCCTGCTTGCGCTGTAGGGATAGGTCGATCAGCTCGAAGGGGCGTGGTGTTCTTGGGGTGGCAGTGGTCTGTGTATCAAGCTGATTGAGCGAATGGTAGTATCCCCGCTCTACGTTGTATAGAGCTTCGGCAGAGGGTGCGACGGTGGTCAGTAGGAGAGGCGTCTGACTATTCTTGCAGGCGACTACTGTTAGGTCACGAGCATGATAGCGCGGGGCTGGCTCGGATTGCTTGTAGCGACTGCTCTCCTCGTCGGTGACGATGACTAAATCACAGCGTGAGAGGGGTAGGAGACTGCCCATGCGAGAGGTGAGGACGATGAGTCCACGCTCTCGGTGTGTCAGCCCGAGGAGTCTAGCTCGAAGCGCCATCCGCTCAGCGTCTGTCGTGGAGGAGCTGTAGAGGACTAGATCGAAGGGAGTTGCCAGTCGTCTCTCTCTGCTGCTCCTGGCTAGCTGCTGCAGGGCACTATAGAGAAGGCTTTGGTCAAAGAGAAAGAGCTGTGGCACGTAGATAGTTACCTGTGCTGCAGGGTTGCGCTGGAGCATCTGCTCGACCATCGAGACGACCATCTCTATTTGCTCTTCATTGCTTGTAGCTTGGTAGAGTACGGGGCGAGTCATTTCGCCGATGAGACTCTCGAAAAGTTGGCTTTGTCCGTTGTCCCCATCTGTCGAAGTAATGCTCTGTGTCGTGGGGCGTATGAGCGGATCGAAGAGTGTAGCGGTCTCTCGTAATATGCCCCGCTTGATGAGCGTGCGAAGTGTAGCCTGCTTATTACTGTCTCTCCCG is part of the Porphyromonas asaccharolytica DSM 20707 genome and harbors:
- a CDS encoding primosomal protein N', with translation MLARIILPLALEEEYTYRVPEALCEQARVGMRALVQFGSKRYYYAIISQLIEESDRPLGQLKSIIALPDREAIVTPREVDLWRWGASYYICSLGAWLTAAIPSSYLPSSETQVAWREPDETTEGDQATDYKATELSEAIRCELISMRGHQAKVSKLAKILGDRIYPEIDRLLHAGVLIGSESIPRYSRSVQVGSPAVQLAEELCSEEALSEVVESLSRAKAQRAMVELLIDLLYQHELPLDTPLLRETLVGRDSNKQATLRTLIKRGILRETATLFDPLIRPTTQSITSTDGDNGQSQLFESLIGEMTRPVLYQATSNEEQIEMVVSMVEQMLQRNPAAQVTIYVPQLFLFDQSLLYSALQQLARSSRERRLATPFDLVLYSSSTTDAERMALRARLLGLTHRERGLIVLTSRMGSLLPLSRCDLVIVTDEESSRYKQSEPAPRYHARDLTVVACKNSQTPLLLTTVAPSAEALYNVERGYYHSLNQLDTQTTATPRTPRPFELIDLSLQRKQGKLPWGQMLSIELRKALLDQCQAGRKSILLLNRRGYAPHLVCRHCQKTLQCPNCDVGLVYHKSTQSVSCSYCGFTASAPRICPHCHQSDQVPLDKTEVAIDNSRGAFSIQGYGVERIAEELTLFIPPEIPILELSASQYYNKEAQQQMRQLIRSDEPAILVGTSSLIYLDAIRNVGLIGLANLDQLIVGDDFRANERAYAALRRFGSNYPTAQLYIQSYQTDTPLLDSLQGGATAEPYGIGELAEREYLHFPPYVRLIYVYVRGASEGDVCYTAAALSRTMQTEPFHSLWQASEPNAPYVSWVRMRHIRYICMKIRPSTPWREVRRQISHIISTIQKSALQARRVQIYCDVDPL